One window of Kosmotoga arenicorallina S304 genomic DNA carries:
- the rsxC gene encoding electron transport complex subunit RsxC, with protein sequence MRLLTFRGGVHPPEKKELSEHRELTKAPLPELVYVFLANHTGVPAKPLVDVGEKVLTGQKIGEAAGFISANIHSPITGVVKEISKVYHPVLGKPDNAIIIERRGEDSWQLLEPQKPYEEFEPQEIIERIKEAGIVGLGGAMFPTSVKLTPPKEKKIDLLIINGAECEPYLTVDYRLMLEKSEKLIRGIQALMKALGVKKAIIGIENNKPKAIAELKKASKGTGIEIASLKTKYPQGAEKQLIYAITKRVVPSGGLPMDVGVVVQNVGTAFAVYEALEEGKPLVERAVSITGEAVREPVNVIARIGTLASELIKLAGGIKEDEVDRVIFGGPMMGIAVPRIDIPIVKGTSGITVMPKEITPSKEVYPCIRCGSCFMACPMNLQPFSLNLYATNRLYDRAVENGLMDCIECGSCSYACPANIDLVKNIKLAKKVYRTLKGGKK encoded by the coding sequence GTGAGACTCTTAACATTCAGAGGGGGTGTTCACCCTCCAGAGAAGAAGGAGCTTTCGGAGCACCGTGAATTAACAAAAGCCCCTTTGCCTGAATTGGTTTATGTTTTTCTGGCTAATCACACCGGCGTTCCGGCAAAACCATTAGTTGACGTAGGCGAAAAGGTGTTGACCGGGCAAAAGATTGGAGAAGCAGCGGGATTCATTTCTGCAAATATTCACTCACCGATTACCGGTGTGGTAAAAGAAATCTCAAAAGTATACCATCCCGTTCTCGGCAAACCTGACAACGCAATCATTATAGAACGTCGAGGCGAAGATAGCTGGCAATTATTAGAACCTCAAAAACCCTATGAAGAGTTTGAACCACAGGAAATAATTGAAAGAATTAAAGAAGCAGGTATTGTAGGGCTTGGGGGTGCCATGTTCCCCACAAGCGTGAAATTAACACCACCCAAAGAAAAGAAGATCGACCTCCTCATAATCAATGGTGCAGAATGCGAACCGTATCTTACGGTAGATTATCGCTTGATGCTGGAAAAATCAGAAAAATTGATTAGAGGAATACAAGCCTTGATGAAAGCTCTTGGTGTAAAAAAAGCGATAATTGGCATTGAGAATAACAAACCAAAAGCAATTGCGGAATTGAAGAAAGCTTCCAAAGGCACCGGAATAGAAATCGCGTCATTAAAGACCAAATATCCACAGGGAGCTGAAAAGCAATTGATTTACGCTATAACAAAGCGCGTTGTTCCATCCGGTGGATTACCCATGGATGTGGGGGTAGTGGTTCAAAATGTGGGTACCGCCTTCGCTGTTTATGAAGCTCTCGAAGAAGGCAAACCCCTTGTGGAGAGAGCGGTAAGCATTACAGGAGAAGCTGTCAGAGAACCTGTAAACGTTATAGCTCGAATAGGAACTCTCGCAAGCGAACTCATAAAATTGGCAGGCGGTATTAAAGAAGATGAGGTTGACAGAGTCATATTCGGAGGGCCAATGATGGGAATCGCTGTTCCCCGCATTGATATCCCAATAGTGAAAGGAACTTCCGGAATCACTGTTATGCCAAAGGAAATCACCCCTTCTAAAGAAGTCTACCCCTGCATCAGATGTGGTAGTTGTTTTATGGCATGCCCCATGAATTTACAACCTTTTTCTTTAAACCTGTACGCAACAAATAGGCTATATGACAGAGCCGTTGAAAATGGCCTTATGGATTGTATTGAATGTGGGAGCTGTTCATATGCTTGCCCTGCTAACATAGATCTTGTAAAGAACATCAAACTTGCCAAAAAAGTTTACAGAACCCTCAAAGGAGGGAAGAAATGA
- a CDS encoding RnfABCDGE type electron transport complex subunit D, whose product MKLTVAAAPHLRSKDDVRKVMLDVLIALIPASVAAVIFFGMQALLLIVVSMVSAELIEFFIMRVLREKKDFKPDFSASVTGLLLALNLSLAVSWWQAVIGAIVAIGIAKHVFGGLGKNFWNPALIGRVFLLMSFPVQMTTWFKPFDLETTATPMAILKEGGASLPPLKEMFFGVIPGSLGEVSALLLLIGFAYLVLRGRIKLFIPLSYVGSVALISWIFYAINSSYGSPLYHILGGGLMLGALFMATDMVTSPMSPLGQLIFGTGCGLITMVIRYFGGYPEGVSFSILIMNSFVPLIDMATRPRRFGEVKANA is encoded by the coding sequence ATGAAGTTGACAGTAGCTGCTGCTCCTCATTTGAGATCAAAAGATGATGTCAGAAAAGTGATGCTTGATGTCTTGATAGCCCTTATTCCTGCATCAGTTGCGGCTGTGATTTTTTTTGGAATGCAGGCTCTTTTGTTGATCGTTGTTTCTATGGTATCAGCAGAATTGATTGAGTTCTTCATAATGAGAGTGCTCAGAGAGAAGAAGGACTTCAAGCCCGATTTCAGCGCTTCGGTAACCGGTTTGCTGCTTGCACTCAACCTCTCTCTTGCTGTAAGCTGGTGGCAGGCAGTAATTGGTGCCATTGTTGCTATCGGCATTGCCAAACACGTATTTGGAGGCCTTGGAAAAAACTTCTGGAATCCTGCTCTTATAGGAAGAGTTTTTCTTTTAATGTCGTTTCCGGTTCAGATGACTACATGGTTCAAACCCTTTGATCTTGAAACCACCGCAACGCCTATGGCAATACTAAAAGAAGGCGGCGCTTCTCTGCCACCTTTAAAGGAGATGTTCTTTGGTGTAATCCCGGGATCTCTGGGAGAAGTCAGTGCATTACTGTTGTTAATCGGATTTGCTTATTTAGTATTAAGAGGTCGTATTAAGCTGTTTATACCTCTTAGCTACGTTGGAAGCGTTGCATTGATTTCCTGGATTTTTTATGCGATAAATTCAAGCTATGGAAGCCCTCTCTACCATATTCTTGGTGGCGGTCTCATGCTTGGAGCACTCTTCATGGCCACTGATATGGTCACCAGTCCTATGTCACCCCTTGGGCAACTCATCTTCGGAACAGGTTGTGGGTTGATAACAATGGTCATAAGGTACTTTGGCGGATATCCTGAAGGTGTTTCTTTCTCCATTTTGATTATGAATTCCTTCGTGCCACTTATCGATATGGCAACAAGGCCCAGAAGGTTTGGAGAGGTGAAAGCCAATGCGTGA
- a CDS encoding RnfABCDGE type electron transport complex subunit G: MREYFKMGFVLMIITIIAGLGLALVYSLVKEPIEKAELAAKIDAIRFVLTDSTTGKLLIPENEIPKDRTTLAKYEWTPMPSEEGIMFSSTTWKGKVQSPGYIFETKDGAKIYVLTGQAVGYGGNVVSVAAFLSTPQGLKLNAIKVMEYSQETPGLGANIARDDIQKRFYPISSEGLEKGIKVNKDAGIIVPPDEYQQARDTNGVVQTSDVMTGATITPRAVVNSINTMYEFLKKAGVK; this comes from the coding sequence ATGCGTGAATATTTTAAGATGGGATTTGTATTGATGATAATTACGATCATAGCAGGTCTGGGTTTGGCATTGGTATATAGCCTTGTTAAAGAGCCCATTGAAAAAGCTGAATTGGCCGCTAAAATCGACGCCATACGCTTTGTTTTAACAGACTCAACCACGGGAAAATTACTTATTCCAGAAAATGAAATCCCCAAGGATAGAACAACCCTGGCCAAATATGAATGGACTCCCATGCCATCTGAAGAAGGCATCATGTTTTCCTCGACTACCTGGAAAGGGAAGGTACAATCGCCAGGCTACATCTTCGAAACCAAGGATGGAGCAAAGATTTATGTCCTAACAGGTCAGGCAGTTGGTTATGGTGGAAATGTAGTCAGTGTTGCGGCTTTTCTCTCCACACCTCAGGGATTGAAGTTAAATGCGATAAAAGTCATGGAGTATTCGCAGGAAACTCCGGGACTTGGCGCAAATATTGCCCGTGATGACATTCAAAAACGTTTTTACCCCATATCTTCGGAAGGGTTGGAAAAAGGGATTAAAGTCAATAAAGATGCTGGCATTATTGTCCCACCTGACGAATATCAGCAGGCGAGAGATACCAATGGAGTGGTGCAGACGAGTGATGTAATGACAGGCGCAACTATCACACCGCGCGCAGTTGTCAATTCTATAAACACCATGTATGAGTTTTTGAAAAAGGCAGGTGTTAAATAA
- the rsxE gene encoding electron transport complex subunit RsxE, which translates to MAASKVKTFTNGFIAQNPIFAQVLGMCPTLATTTSAGNGLGMGLATTSVLVMSNVVVSLIRKFIPEKIRIPAYIVIIASFVTIVDLLMHGFTYELWKTLGLFIPLIVVNCIILGRAESFASKNSVGASFLDGLGMGLGFTGSLVLLGSVREFLGNGSIFGFHFSDVKMFAMILPPGAYIALGVLAGMFNFIGIKKAKAAKAKAAK; encoded by the coding sequence ATGGCCGCCAGTAAAGTCAAGACCTTTACAAACGGTTTTATAGCACAAAACCCTATTTTTGCTCAGGTCCTTGGCATGTGTCCAACACTTGCAACCACCACGAGCGCAGGAAATGGCCTTGGAATGGGCCTTGCTACAACAAGCGTGCTTGTCATGTCAAATGTTGTAGTGTCGCTTATAAGAAAATTTATTCCCGAAAAAATTAGAATACCTGCATATATCGTTATTATTGCCTCTTTTGTAACCATAGTGGATTTATTAATGCACGGTTTTACTTATGAACTCTGGAAAACACTGGGGCTTTTCATTCCGCTTATTGTTGTTAACTGTATCATACTGGGTCGCGCTGAGTCCTTCGCTTCCAAAAATAGTGTGGGAGCATCTTTCCTCGATGGTCTTGGAATGGGCCTTGGCTTTACAGGCTCCCTTGTTCTCTTGGGAAGCGTCAGAGAGTTCCTTGGAAATGGAAGCATCTTTGGATTCCATTTTTCCGATGTAAAGATGTTTGCAATGATTCTCCCGCCAGGAGCATATATAGCCCTTGGAGTGCTTGCCGGCATGTTCAACTTTATAGGTATTAAGAAAGCAAAAGCGGCTAAGGCTAAAGCCGCAAAGTGA
- the rsxA gene encoding electron transport complex subunit RsxA: protein MSVGARLFFIFLSALLVNNFVLSRFLGICPFLGVSKKVDTAVGMSLAVIFVMVMASIITWLLNLLLVAMGLPFLTTIVFILIIAVLVQFVEIVLKKTSPGLYDALGIYLPLITTNCAILGLALLNVQQEYSLVETIVHALGAGLGFGLALVIFSTIREKMELYEVPESFKGTASALVSAGLLSMAFMGFQGLVKL from the coding sequence ATGTCTGTTGGTGCGAGACTTTTTTTCATATTCCTTTCAGCACTGCTGGTAAATAATTTTGTGCTTTCACGATTCCTTGGCATATGTCCTTTTCTCGGCGTTTCCAAAAAAGTAGACACTGCTGTAGGTATGAGCCTGGCGGTTATTTTTGTTATGGTTATGGCCTCAATAATCACCTGGCTGTTGAATTTATTGCTGGTAGCAATGGGTCTGCCTTTTTTAACGACTATCGTGTTCATACTTATAATAGCCGTTCTCGTTCAGTTCGTTGAGATTGTCCTTAAAAAAACCAGCCCGGGTTTATATGATGCGCTCGGGATATACCTTCCTTTGATAACCACGAATTGTGCCATTCTTGGCCTGGCTTTACTGAACGTGCAACAGGAATATAGCCTTGTTGAAACAATTGTTCACGCCCTTGGCGCCGGGTTGGGATTCGGGCTTGCTCTAGTGATTTTCTCTACGATAAGAGAGAAAATGGAATTATATGAAGTCCCGGAATCCTTCAAAGGCACAGCAAGTGCATTGGTTTCAGCAGGTCTTTTGTCTATGGCTTTTATGGGATTTCAGGGACTAGTGAAACTGTGA
- a CDS encoding (Fe-S)-binding protein, producing MIIIYSTVILGILGLASGLFLAFAASKFAVKEDPRIKLAEAALPGINCGACGFPGCSGFAKAYIEGKVSKESCIPGKRSGVPAKLEAITKTPEEKIITIWEESGGDTEKALQNLLSASGATPKAAPKKPMRPSPEEAAKYKDMLKGSELATLIYGVLPNIDCGLCGHPGCAAFALKLASNEEKPEKCVPGARQNVPEKVAKIKKMSSDEIKKILEETAGDPKKIKEKLGG from the coding sequence GTGATAATCATATATTCGACTGTTATTTTGGGTATATTGGGCCTTGCTTCCGGATTGTTCCTTGCTTTTGCCGCATCAAAATTTGCTGTAAAGGAAGATCCGCGAATTAAACTGGCTGAAGCCGCTCTCCCAGGAATAAATTGTGGTGCTTGTGGATTTCCTGGGTGTTCTGGTTTTGCAAAAGCCTATATTGAGGGAAAGGTCTCAAAGGAAAGCTGTATTCCCGGTAAGCGTTCCGGAGTACCTGCAAAACTCGAAGCAATAACTAAAACACCAGAAGAAAAAATTATAACAATTTGGGAAGAAAGCGGTGGGGATACTGAAAAAGCCCTTCAAAACCTCCTCTCTGCTTCTGGTGCTACTCCGAAGGCTGCTCCGAAGAAACCGATGCGCCCAAGCCCTGAAGAAGCAGCAAAATACAAAGACATGTTGAAAGGCAGCGAGTTGGCCACTCTTATATATGGAGTCTTACCAAATATAGACTGCGGACTATGTGGACATCCCGGATGTGCCGCATTTGCTTTGAAATTAGCTTCAAATGAAGAAAAACCAGAAAAATGTGTTCCCGGAGCGCGTCAGAATGTTCCAGAAAAAGTGGCAAAGATCAAAAAGATGTCCTCCGATGAAATAAAGAAAATACTCGAGGAAACAGCTGGAGATCCAAAGAAGATCAAAGAGAAACTTGGTGGTTAA
- the dxr gene encoding 1-deoxy-D-xylulose-5-phosphate reductoisomerase, whose translation MKRLAIVGSTGSIGKQTLEVIKKMRDHKVVALSCGHNFSLFKDQLLDYKPEYAAAIRDTGELKRDFPEITFFSGVEGIKEMLEAANPDVVVNSASGAVGLRYSLKALEVSKRLCLANKESLVCGGKLLVKRAAEKGVEIIPVDSEHSGIFQLMHGEEERPEKIFITASGGALRDYPLVKIENALLEEVLKHPTWSMGNRITIDSATMVNKGLEVIEAHYLFDYEEKNILTYICRNSFIHGGVIYKDGVIKMHLGKPDMKIPIAYALSYPARKYQADYMDITEMSLSLEKVDYKRYPALELAREIVGIPSKQIAYNAADEIAVKYFERGAINFGGIFKLIKRVVELIPEGEPRDFDEIIEIDRYSRELAKKEVAKLW comes from the coding sequence TTGAAAAGGCTGGCAATTGTCGGTTCAACAGGTTCAATAGGCAAGCAAACCCTTGAGGTTATTAAAAAAATGAGAGATCACAAAGTTGTGGCCCTTTCTTGTGGCCACAACTTTTCTCTCTTCAAAGATCAGTTATTAGACTACAAACCTGAATACGCAGCCGCAATTCGAGACACAGGAGAGTTGAAAAGGGACTTTCCGGAAATAACATTTTTCTCTGGCGTTGAAGGAATCAAAGAGATGCTTGAAGCTGCCAATCCTGATGTGGTGGTTAATAGCGCTTCTGGTGCTGTCGGATTGAGATATAGCCTAAAAGCACTGGAAGTTTCAAAACGCCTTTGCCTAGCAAACAAAGAGTCTTTGGTATGTGGTGGAAAGCTTCTCGTAAAAAGAGCCGCTGAAAAAGGTGTAGAAATAATCCCGGTAGATAGTGAACACAGCGGGATATTTCAATTAATGCACGGCGAAGAAGAAAGGCCTGAAAAGATATTTATCACAGCTTCCGGTGGAGCTTTGAGAGACTATCCGTTGGTAAAAATTGAGAATGCCTTGTTGGAAGAAGTTCTTAAACATCCAACCTGGTCAATGGGAAACCGTATAACAATCGACAGTGCCACAATGGTTAACAAGGGTCTTGAAGTTATAGAAGCTCATTACCTTTTTGACTATGAAGAGAAAAACATTTTGACATACATTTGCAGAAACAGTTTTATTCATGGGGGAGTTATATATAAAGATGGAGTGATAAAAATGCATCTGGGAAAGCCAGATATGAAAATTCCTATTGCCTATGCTCTCAGCTATCCAGCAAGGAAATACCAGGCTGACTACATGGACATTACGGAGATGTCCCTTTCTCTGGAAAAAGTGGATTATAAAAGATACCCCGCCCTTGAATTAGCGAGAGAAATTGTGGGCATACCTTCAAAGCAAATTGCATACAACGCCGCTGACGAAATTGCAGTCAAATATTTTGAAAGAGGGGCGATCAATTTTGGAGGAATTTTCAAGCTGATCAAAAGAGTTGTCGAGCTTATACCAGAAGGAGAGCCTCGAGATTTTGACGAAATCATTGAAATAGACAGATATTCTAGAGAACTTGCAAAAAAGGAGGTCGCAAAACTGTGGTAG
- a CDS encoding M50 family metallopeptidase, whose product MVALYFIVIFTGIVVAHELGHYLFAKLFRVKVLEFAIGFGPKLFSIKGKETTLSIKLIPFGGYVRMAGEDLGTLEEDIKKVPKERLFNTKPSWQRFLIAFSGPLFSILTGFIIFAIAGAIWGFPEVVVERVQPDSPAYYAGVQSGDRIVSVNGKVLIESSVLSRKIKAGEELTITISRNGNLVELNVKPQLLPESAVFVLEDASGNPGNRLLNIDRAPVSNGYSTIAQMFQVGEIIEFSFENGNKVRAVLKNLSISKPYFALGIYYAAFEPVFNSDIGDFRAGDRIVRVNDFSVEDGLDFSYLVQSISANPSTMYLYFTGDTLDKALKGFPENLEVEIQRKGNNITMNITKSEFISILEKPNAFKQGFDFWYPGNVFEAFSLGVRWAMELLRTMVGIISNLFTGQSSLSEFTGPIGIVKLVGDAAKAGMKMVILLVGLITLNLGVVNLLPLPALDGGRMVLALVEMIIRRRIDPKIEAYIHAIGFFILIGVLLYITFIDVGRFLG is encoded by the coding sequence GTGGTAGCTCTTTACTTTATAGTTATATTTACTGGAATTGTAGTTGCACATGAACTCGGACATTATTTATTCGCCAAACTCTTCCGCGTTAAAGTGCTGGAATTTGCTATAGGCTTTGGTCCAAAGCTTTTCTCAATAAAAGGAAAAGAAACCACTCTTAGTATAAAGCTAATTCCCTTTGGTGGATACGTGAGAATGGCCGGTGAAGATCTTGGAACTCTTGAAGAAGACATCAAGAAAGTACCCAAAGAAAGACTTTTTAACACCAAACCTTCCTGGCAGCGCTTTCTTATTGCCTTTTCAGGGCCTTTGTTTTCTATATTGACAGGATTTATCATCTTCGCAATAGCCGGTGCCATTTGGGGCTTTCCGGAAGTTGTAGTTGAAAGGGTTCAACCTGATTCGCCCGCTTATTATGCTGGAGTTCAAAGTGGTGACAGAATAGTTTCCGTCAATGGAAAAGTGCTCATTGAAAGTTCTGTGCTTTCAAGAAAAATAAAAGCCGGCGAAGAGTTGACAATTACAATCAGCAGAAACGGTAATCTTGTGGAACTCAATGTAAAGCCCCAACTGCTACCCGAAAGCGCTGTGTTTGTGCTGGAAGATGCGAGCGGAAACCCGGGGAATAGATTGCTTAATATAGATAGGGCTCCTGTGAGCAATGGATATAGCACAATAGCTCAAATGTTTCAGGTAGGAGAAATCATTGAATTCTCTTTTGAAAATGGAAATAAAGTGCGCGCTGTGTTGAAAAATCTTTCTATATCCAAGCCTTATTTTGCACTGGGTATTTATTATGCTGCCTTTGAACCTGTGTTTAATTCGGATATAGGCGACTTCAGGGCTGGAGACAGGATAGTACGGGTAAATGATTTTTCAGTAGAAGACGGACTTGATTTTTCTTATCTGGTTCAAAGCATATCAGCGAATCCGTCAACTATGTACTTGTATTTTACAGGTGACACACTTGACAAAGCACTCAAAGGTTTTCCTGAAAACCTTGAAGTTGAAATTCAGAGAAAGGGCAATAATATCACAATGAACATAACCAAAAGTGAATTTATATCTATTCTTGAAAAGCCCAATGCTTTCAAGCAGGGATTCGATTTTTGGTATCCCGGAAACGTATTTGAAGCCTTTTCTCTGGGCGTAAGATGGGCAATGGAACTTCTAAGAACCATGGTTGGAATTATAAGTAATTTATTTACCGGGCAATCTTCTTTAAGCGAGTTCACCGGACCAATTGGTATAGTCAAACTGGTAGGAGATGCTGCAAAAGCCGGTATGAAAATGGTGATTTTATTAGTTGGTCTTATAACCCTCAACCTTGGAGTTGTTAATCTTCTGCCACTTCCCGCGTTAGATGGAGGAAGAATGGTTCTCGCTCTTGTAGAAATGATTATTAGAAGGCGCATTGATCCAAAGATAGAAGCTTACATCCATGCGATAGGCTTCTTTATATTAATTGGTGTGCTTCTTTATATAACTTTTATAGATGTTGGGCGTTTTTTGGGGTAG
- the ispG gene encoding flavodoxin-dependent (E)-4-hydroxy-3-methylbut-2-enyl-diphosphate synthase codes for MSRIVKIGKISIGGGNPIAIQSMTNTDTRDTKATLEQINALYRAGCDLVRVSIPDFESLDAFAAIVKCSPVPLIADIHYDYRLAIGAIEKGASKVRINPGNIGQSWKVREIVSAAKDYGIPIRVGANSGSIKESFKAYETKAIALAESALEETHILESLGFYDIVISAKSSSVIETIEANKYISSKVDYPLHIGVTEAGIFETAVVKSSVGIGTLLLEGIGDTIRVSIAGDPLTEVRIAKKLLKSLNLREGVEVIACPTCARTEIDVESLAYDVENWLEGLDKNLTVAVMGCVVNGIGEGKDADIGIAGTASGAVIFTKGEIVKRVKKDILKRDFLKLVKEYLRKN; via the coding sequence ATGAGCAGAATAGTTAAAATTGGAAAGATAAGCATAGGCGGGGGGAATCCCATCGCAATACAATCAATGACAAACACCGACACAAGGGATACAAAAGCAACGTTAGAGCAGATAAATGCCCTTTATAGAGCTGGTTGTGACCTTGTACGGGTTTCAATACCTGATTTTGAGAGCCTTGATGCTTTCGCGGCTATTGTTAAGTGCAGCCCCGTGCCTTTAATAGCGGATATTCATTATGATTACCGTCTTGCAATTGGCGCAATAGAAAAAGGTGCTTCAAAGGTTAGAATTAACCCTGGAAATATAGGGCAATCATGGAAAGTCAGGGAAATAGTGAGTGCCGCTAAAGACTATGGAATTCCTATAAGAGTTGGAGCAAATTCCGGTTCGATTAAGGAGAGCTTCAAAGCCTATGAAACTAAAGCAATAGCTCTTGCGGAAAGTGCTCTTGAAGAAACACATATTCTTGAATCCCTGGGATTTTATGATATAGTCATTTCTGCCAAATCGTCATCGGTAATTGAAACAATTGAAGCAAACAAATACATATCATCCAAAGTAGACTACCCATTGCACATTGGTGTTACAGAAGCGGGGATTTTTGAAACTGCAGTGGTAAAATCTTCTGTAGGCATCGGAACACTCCTTCTCGAGGGAATTGGCGATACTATAAGGGTTTCTATTGCTGGTGATCCTTTAACAGAAGTCAGGATTGCAAAAAAATTATTGAAATCCCTAAATCTCAGAGAAGGAGTTGAAGTCATAGCATGTCCTACCTGTGCGAGAACCGAAATCGATGTGGAATCACTGGCATATGATGTGGAAAATTGGTTGGAGGGACTTGACAAAAATTTAACTGTGGCAGTTATGGGTTGCGTCGTAAACGGTATAGGAGAAGGCAAAGACGCGGACATAGGTATAGCAGGAACTGCTTCCGGAGCGGTGATATTCACAAAAGGAGAAATTGTAAAAAGGGTAAAAAAAGATATCCTTAAAAGAGATTTCTTGAAATTGGTGAAGGAATATTTGAGAAAGAATTAA
- a CDS encoding L-lactate dehydrogenase, which produces MKISIIGAGNVGTSIAFAAMIKGLADEIVLVDVNEELAKGHAIDLSHGNPYVKPVKIYGGGYPLSEGSNIVIITAGRTQKTGESRLHLIGDNAKLMKHIVQETLSFSKAPLLLIVSNPVDVLTWVAWKESGLPKYRVIGSGTTLDTARLRQNISRHCHLDPRSIHAYVIGEHGDSEIVSWSTANIGGVLLGEFCDNCVNNCQGKDVLKKIYEETKNAAYQIIKKKGSTYFGIGLAVSKILEAVINDSHSVLTVSTIHEEFEGIKEVPFSVPSVIGRNGLERVLPLNLSLEEQEGLKKSALTIRSVIDTISIGGG; this is translated from the coding sequence ATGAAGATTTCAATAATAGGCGCTGGCAATGTTGGAACATCGATAGCCTTTGCCGCAATGATAAAAGGTTTGGCAGATGAAATTGTGCTGGTTGATGTGAATGAGGAATTAGCTAAAGGTCACGCGATTGATTTGAGCCATGGCAATCCTTATGTTAAGCCTGTAAAAATTTATGGGGGAGGTTACCCTTTATCAGAAGGCTCAAATATAGTAATTATTACGGCGGGTAGAACTCAAAAAACCGGTGAATCACGCCTTCATTTAATAGGCGATAATGCTAAACTGATGAAGCACATAGTACAGGAAACACTTTCCTTTTCAAAAGCACCTCTTTTACTGATCGTTTCAAATCCCGTTGATGTCCTCACCTGGGTTGCCTGGAAAGAATCCGGACTTCCGAAGTATAGAGTTATCGGTTCAGGAACCACTTTAGATACCGCAAGGCTCAGGCAAAATATATCTCGGCATTGTCATCTCGATCCGAGAAGTATACATGCTTATGTTATTGGAGAACATGGAGACAGTGAAATTGTCAGCTGGTCAACGGCGAATATTGGGGGTGTTCTTTTAGGGGAGTTTTGCGATAATTGCGTTAACAATTGTCAGGGAAAAGACGTTCTAAAAAAAATATACGAAGAAACAAAAAATGCCGCATATCAAATCATAAAGAAAAAAGGCTCAACATATTTTGGCATAGGTCTCGCAGTTTCCAAAATATTAGAAGCAGTTATCAATGATTCCCATTCTGTATTAACCGTCTCAACTATCCATGAAGAATTTGAGGGCATTAAAGAAGTTCCCTTCAGTGTCCCTTCAGTCATTGGTAGAAATGGTTTAGAAAGGGTTTTACCTTTGAATCTTTCTTTGGAAGAGCAGGAAGGTCTTAAAAAATCTGCTCTAACTATTAGAAGTGTTATAGATACCATTTCAATTGGGGGTGGATAA